Proteins encoded together in one Amblyomma americanum isolate KBUSLIRL-KWMA chromosome 1, ASM5285725v1, whole genome shotgun sequence window:
- the LOC144116463 gene encoding uncharacterized protein LOC144116463: protein MAAFKKTADPTASSCFFTRRLKSGFYLVVQSARITIIEVSEGHGPPERNLHATSGPKIDEDNLRGDERGASASCRQDTLSPTDPTPVPSPHPSQQHTPEPPLQPSSRATPSLLGKRRRDDGANEVLHQTLYESHHLDSLTEARNRQDAAFQQSMLEAIREVADAVQASNGQQELLIRNVNLPTLILQKQLVPPAPH from the exons atggcggccttcaagaaaacagctgatcccacggctagttcctgcttttttacgcgtcgtctgaaatcagggttctatttggttgtccagagtgcgcggataacaattatcgaagtcagtgaaggtcacgggcctccagaaaggaacctgcacgcaacgtcgggcccgaaaatcgacgaagacaattTGAG aggagatgaacggggagcctcagcaagttgtcgacaagacacactgagccccacagacc ctacaccggtgccctcgccgcatccctcacagcagcacacaccagagcccccactgcagccctcatcgcgcgccacgcctagccttcttgggaagcgacggcgagacgatggggccaatgAGGTGCTGCACCAGacgctgtatgaatcgcatcatttggattcccttactgaggcccggaaccgccaggacgctgcttttcagcagagcatgctggag GCCATACGGGAGGTggcagatgctgtgcaggcgtcaaatgggcagcaagagctgctcatccggaacgtgaacctaccgacgctaatcttacaaaagcagcttgtgccacctgcaccacattga
- the LOC144116464 gene encoding protein argonaute-4-like yields the protein MESTPRSQRRSCGTGRPTGRSPGAPSALSFAQAVQQRVVRAAPPQILSSTAAGTAVITRAEGTNGNGAHTVAPTKGVPTTSTSPTAAPVQARNGVGNTKSQNDEVSIQEIERTLPSHFPRRPTQGKLGRPIQLTANHFSVEIPSGNVFHYDVEICSESRKETNKVPEKRKYRCISTKINRLVIELLVKKYRVDLSGCMPAFDGRKNLYTRRELNFRERTFTVDFEEDQRIQKFIVKIQYAATVNLDALQAVFDRRVSHVPQEVLQAVDIVLRHGPSIKLTPVGRSFFRPPAPGEYNTLGGGREVWFGYYTSVRPAQWKPMLNVDISATAFYEPLPVTDFMCKLFSDCRREMSAGDFKNLRDFQNVCLNKELKGLRVKVTHLPYPRKYKVIRVTKEPAKKLYFKMEDGTRCSVADYFQNRYDRLKYPNLPCIQTGSENHPVYLPLEVCVIVEGQHCKKKLDENQTSEMIKRTAQPPAKRFNEIRQSVRDLVSSSDQCLREFGIKISTEPTQLKGRVLDPPSLVFENNNIGKPREGTWELRGRHFYKSATLTRWTLLNLSQFAQRDSLDNFVKMLIRVGQELGMSIEQPLDVTTTDTNRKPVRNILLEEQRKTANLEMVIIVLAKNTSYADIKQVAETEIGLRTQCVMDNSVIKKCNAALITNLCQKMNAKLGGINNSLLPKEKPKIFQKPVIIIGADVTHPAPGDKLRPSIAACVGSLDAIPYKFHASVRVQMADSAATSRLEIIKDLKDMMKDTLKAFYHATRHKPERIIFYRDGVSEGQFMEVRNREVSAIRLACQELSPNETYKPALTFIVVQKRHHTRFMPANDRDGVGKCRNVPPGTTVDSVVTHPLDFDFYLCSHFGIQGTSRPSHYYILWDDSSFTADEVQYLSYHLCHTYARCTRSVSIPAPVYYAHLAAYRAKKHLMSKVDVSSSSSDSSGGSADAVSPRQYAEAVKVLESLKTGMYFV from the exons ATGGAGTCCACCCCGCGGTCGCAACGACGAAGCTGCGGAACAG GGCGGCCTACTGGACGCTCGCCGGGCGCCCCATCGGCGCTTTCGTTCGCGCAAGCCGTGCAGCAGCGGGTGGTCAGAGCGGCCCCACCCCAGATTCTCTCCAGCACTGCCGCCGGAACAGCCGTCATCACCCGCGCAGAGGGAACCAACGGCAACGGGGCTCACACTGTGGCGCCCACCAAAGGCGTGCCCACCACCTCGACTTCGCCGACGGCCGCGCCCGTGCAGGCCCGCAATGGTGTCGGCAACACCAAGTCGCAGAATGACGAGGTCAGCATTCAG GAAATCGAGCGGACATTGCCGTCTCACTTCCCGCGCCGGCCTACTCAAGGCAAACTGGGCCGGCCGATCCAGTTGACCGCCAACCACTTCAGCGTTGAGATCCCTTCCGGTAACGTTTTCCACTACGACGTGGAGATATGCTCAGAGTCGCGCAAGGAGACCAACAAAGTGCCCGAGAAGCGCAAGTACCGCTGCATCAGCACCAAGATCAACCGCCTGGTCATCGAGTTGCTCGTCAAGAAGTACCGGGTCGACCTGAGTGGCTGCATGCCCGCCTTCGACGGCCGCAAGAACTTGTACACGCGCCGTGAGCTCAATTTCCGTGAGCGCACCTTCACGGTCGACTTCGAGGAGGACCAGCGGATTCAGAAGTTCATCGTGaagatccagtacgcggccacCGTGAATCTGGACGCGCTACAGGCGGTCTTCGACAGACGCGTCAGCCATGTTCCTCAGGAGGTCCTCCAAGCCGTGGACATCGTGCTGCGGCACGGACCGTCGATAAAACTCACGCCCGTCGGGCGGTCCTTCTTCAGGCCGCCGGCCCCAGGCGAATACAACACCCTTGGAGGTGGCCGCGAAGTCTGGTTCGGCTACTACACTAGCGTTCGACCTGCTCAGTGGAAGcccatgctcaacgtcgacatttCGGCCACCGCCTTCTACGAGCCTCTACCCGTGACCGACTTCATGTGCAAACTGTTCAGCGATTGCCGGCGCGAGATGTCGGCCGGAGACTTCAAGAACCTGCGCGACTTCCAGAACGTTTGTCTCAACAAGGAGCTCAAGGGTTTGCGCGTCAAGGTCACCCACCTTCCATACCCTCGCAAGTACAAGGTAATTCGCGTCACCAAGGAACCAGCCAAGAAGCTCTACTTCAAAATGGAAGACGGCACCCGTTGCTCGGTGGCCGACTACTTCCAAAACCGTTACGACCGCCTCAAGTACCCGAACCTGCCCTGCATCCAAACCGGCAGCGAAAACCACCCGGTCTACCTTCCGCTGGAGGTCTGCGTGATCGTCGAAGGGCAGCACTGCAAGAAGAAACTGGACGAGAACCAGACGTCCGAGATGATCAAGCGTACGGCCCAGCCACCGGCCAAGCGCTTCAACGAGATCCGCCAGTCGGTGCGGgatctggtcagcagcagcgaccAGTGCCTGCGCGAGTTCGGCATCAAAATCAGCACCGAGCCGACACAGCTCAAGGGCAGGGTGCTCGATCCGCCGTCGCTGGTCTTCGAGAACAACAACATCGGCAAGCCCCGCGAGGGCACCTGGGAACTGCGGGGCCGTCACTTCTACAAGTCGGCCACGCTGACCCGCTGGACGCTGCTCAACCTGAGCCAGTTCGCGCAGCGAGACAGCCTCGACAACTTCGTCAAGATGCTCATCCGCGTCGGCCAGGAACTGGGCATGAGCATCGAGCAGCCGCTGGACGTCACCACGACTGACACGAACCGCAAGCCCGTGCGGAATATCCTGCTCGAGGAGCAGCGCAAGACCGCCAACCTCGAGATGGTCATCATCGTGCTTGCCAAGAACACGAGCTACGCCGATATCAAGCAGGTAGCCGAGACCGAGATCGGGCTGCGCACGCAGTGCGTAATGGACAACAGCGTGATCAAGAAGTGCAACGCCGCGCTCATCACCAACCTCTGTCAGAAGATGAACGCCAAGCTGGGCGGCATCAACAACAGCCTGCTGCCCAAGGAGAAGCCGAAAATCTTCCAGAAGCCGGTTATCATCATCGGCGCGGACGTGACTCACCCGGCGCCTGGGGACAAGCTGAGGCCGTCCATCGCGGCGTGCGTTGGTAGCTTGGATGCCATTCCGTACAAGTTCCACGCCTCCGTTCGCGTCCAGATGGCAGACTCCGCTGCCACTTCGCGCCTGGAGATCATCAAGGACCTCAAGGACATGATGAAAGACACGCTGAAGGCATTTTATCATGCTACCAGGCACAAGCCAGAGCGCATTATCTTCTACcgggacggagtgagcgaggggcagttcatGGAGGTCCGCAACCGCGAG gtgagcgccatccgacTGGCGTGCCAGGAGCTTTCCCCGAACGAGACGTACAAGCCGGCGCTGAcattcatcgtggtccagaagcgtcACCACACGCGTTTCATGCCCGCCAATGACCGGGACGGGGTTGGCAAGTGCCGCAACGTGCCGCCCGGCACCACCGTAGACTCTGTTGTCACGCACCCGCTCGACTTCGACTTCTACCTCTGCAGCCATTTCGGCATTCAG GGCACGAGCAGGCCGTCGCACTACTACATTTTGTGGGACGACTCGAGCTTTACTGCGGACGAGGTGCAGTATCTGAGCTACCACCTCTGTCACACGTACGCCCGCTGCACACGGAGCGTTAGCATCCCGGCGCCCGTTTACTATGCTCATTTGGCCGCGTACCGGGCCAAGAAGCACCTGATGAGCAAGGTGGATGTGTCAAGCTCGAGCAGCGACTCGTCTGGGGGCAGCGCCGACGCCGTCTCACCCCGTCAGTATGCGGAGGCTGTCAAGGTGCTCGAGTCCCTCAAGACTGGCATGTACTTCGTGTGA